AGTTTAGGCATAGAAGGAAGTGAAACCTCATCCTCAATTACAGGAACCTTAATCTTTCCCAATTGAACATGATAGAATATGCTATTCACAGCCATATTATGAGTGAAGTAAGAAGCACCAACTATGCTAAATCTTTTGGCAACATCTAGTGCCCATGACAGAAATGAATTATAGATTATACAATCTACAGGGTTTCCTAATTTAGCAAGCTTCTCTAGAAGATCAACGAGACTTTGTGGACCAACTTGCCAAAAACGTTGTATATAGGCATTGTAGCTTCCACCAGCTTCTTGAATACCACCATTGTCACACCCATCAGAGATTGATTCAAGTGATATAGAAGGAGGCAAGTTGTTATTATTGTGCAAGTTCTTGATGAAGAAACGTGTGGTGGCTAAGGTTACTTTGACTCCTTCATGTACCAAGAGCTTGGAGAATTGAAGCATGGGGTTTATGTGACCTTGAAATGGATATGATAAGACCAAACAATGGGGTGGTTTTCTGGCTATAGTTTTCTCACCCATTTTTCTTTGAAGAGCTTCTTCAGGGTAGGTGGGGGTTTGATGGCAAATTGGGATTTGGGAAATATTGAAGTATCAAAGTGAGTATGTGCATGTGTAAAGTAAGAAAATATAAgttgtttaattaatttattaaattcttaAGGAGAATCATTGCATACGTGAGCATTCCTTTTAAAGTTaataattatgtttttaaaaaatatatttttttaaaaaattatattaaaaatatcataTTTCTGTATTGTAAAAACTGCAAATTTTCTAAGCCACCTTAACTTACCAAGCTATTTTCTTAACATAAAGACAAAATACCCgtgttgtaaaaaaaattttaagtatcaaaattttttacaggtatcaaattttattttttcacgaAAAATTTGGACGATGATATTTTGACACCAACAAAAATCAGATACcatctaaaaaatatttgaacCTCACAATTACACCTAAAAGTAACTCAATTTCAAATAAACTtctcaacaaatttttttttgcgGTACcctgtaaaaaaaacaaaaactaatctAAAGAGTCAAAAACCAACTTATACATAGAGAAGGGTCCAACATGAATAAGTTTTCTTTCCTTGTGTCTATCCAAACCGCCAATTTTATAGACCACCGTAACTTGTCGAGCTGCTTCTCCGGCATAACATAAAATAGTACATGTGTTGTGAAAAAAATTACGTTATGAGTATCTCTATAAACTTAAATTTGTACCGTAtaatttatctatatatatattttttttgaaaataaataaataatttttaaaatatcaccTAATATATCTATAAAAGTGTCATTAACATATATGTGATATTTatagtaagttttttttttcgattttttgttGACTTattgtatgtaaaaaaaaaaacttattaaacAATAtacttcaattaaaaaatatatataaatattgattGAGCAAAATTAAGTACGACAAAACCATTCTAATCTcttaaaattttgttataataataatGAATTGACACGACAAGTGCGTGAGACATTTTGGTTTAATTACAAACAAAACAATAGTAGAAACATGAGTGGCAGCGAGTAGGAATGAAGATGAAAAAAATTTGTTAAGTAGAATACACTGAATTGGGGATTCTATCGCGTATAATTGTACATACTTTaattgaaatagctttgatatgCTCTAAAATATGAGAAGGATATTCTCTAGAGTATAATATACTAATATCTTGggaattttttctattataaatttttttaaaaatattttttttttaaaattaatccaactttatattttaaaatccAACTTTTCTTTTTGTATAAGTTTGCCGCATGCGTTGGTGaactttttcaaatttctatGCTCCTCACCCATCTACTTCTgtgattttaatttgaaaaaaatatatattcttcaactgttttcatatttttaatttgaaaaaatatatattataatcaaaatttttaatttttaaaaaaaattaatttgctttaatttagataaaaaaattaaaaaattaaaaaattaagatgttgagaagccttttttttattatattattgttaaatACAGTTTATtgctatatatttttatatactccTATATATTCTtagatattataataataattattattgtcaattttttaattttttttacctaaTCTAATATTTATAGAGATAACTAGTAAAATTTGTGGTAGAATACTACgaatttacaaaaataataaagtttGCCTGCGACAAACTTagctaaaattctaaaaaatatatatatattccaaaatttaagataatttttttattttattattgaaaaaaaacctAATATCTTGAACTCACATGTATTTGTTATAATTTATAAGACATATACGAAGtataggttttttttttcatttataaaataaaaaaattattattttgcgATCAagatttttaaactttaattctctaaatacgatttttttttgcatttaagCAAGTTAGTCGGACGTCCcggcgaactctataaaaatgagtactctctttttaaaatttttgaaatccacGTTTTAATCAAATTATCATCATCTCCAAATAATATACAGATCTACTAATAGTATATAGAAATACACAAACATGACTTCTtcaagaattttttaattataaattaaaaaaagccatatttaaaaataacaatcATTGTTATCCTATCTAAAAATGTATAGGTACACCGGAATGAGTCATATTtaacaaagatttttttaattataaattaaaaaataactatttcccAAAAATAATCCACTTCAAATATATAAGATTGGAAAGTTAACAATTATTATAGTTTTCAGAGACAAAGATAGACAAAGATATGACTCATTCCGATGTACCTATACATTTTTAGATACGATAACaaaggttgttatttttaaatatggttttttttaatttataattaaaaaaattcttgaagaagTCATGTTCGTTGTCCGTAAATTTTTGTGTATCCCTATATACTGTttgtaaatttatatattatttggagatgatgataatggattaaaatgcggattttaaaaatcttaaaagagaGTTCGCCGGAGTTAGGCGAACtctataaaatttataaagttCGCCAAGGAGTTAGGCGAAACATTTTTATAGAGTTCGTCGGAATTCGGAAAACTTGcttaaatgcaaaaaaaaaatcgtatttgaaaaattaaaatccaaaaatcTGGTTGAgagaaagaataattttttttattttataaaagaaaaaaaccaCGAAGTAAAGTATACCAAAATCTTGCGTTTTTTATTTTCTGTGAAGACAACGACTCTTTTTTGGGTCATGAACAAGACAACAGCTTTATTTTTCCTGAATCGGAGGTGGTTGACACAAGTACCTCTACAAGTAGCCCATTTGTGTGTCATAATGGGCCTTTCAGTTTGCTAAATGCTTATGTTTATCATgatccccaaaaaaaaaaagagacattgCAAGAatgtttaaataaatatcaatGCAAGTAATCAAGTCGGGTTGGTTTAGTAATTTTAGTTTACTAATCTGTTTAAATAAGTGTTGAAAATTCGAATCCCGTCTTATGCATATTCTCACCTCCTAATTGctagaaatataaatgacaaatattaaataatcaataaaatttatttttttaataattagttaataatatttaaaaatataatttaaaaatattattaaattattaaactaaaaaaattagacttttttggtgactaaaaaaaattaaacttatgATTATAGATATTGatcaagaacaataaaaataattgctATGGTATTTAAAAAATAGTGTCTAACTCatcaaaacatattaaaaattaatatttaatttaaaaaatataaaaataaatcattttaaaaaatttaaaacttaaaacaaaagataaatgacaagaaTTGGCCAACAAGGCGACAACAAATTCTACTAAACACAAACTCTTCTAAATATGAATTTTGGGGCTCTCATCATTATTTTTGATGTTACCCCTGTCTGAATGGTTCCAACCATTCATTGAAATGCCTTTCGAGACAGCTAGCTTTAAATACCAGACGAACACATGAGATATTAGCACATCCatacaaaattatattaaaataaaatattttggtaaTAGATAATGATATATACCAATAtctttagttgaaaaaaaattaattaatattggtTTAAATATAAGACCAAAAAAATGTTAATcatctattattttttaaaatttttaaatgacttattatcaattttttaaaaaaaattatattttttaaagtttgtgACGGTGTTTATCACATTTTTCATCCTTTTTATATGCCTAATAGTCAAACGAAAAAATATTTGCTagtaaaaaatattgaattttcaacttatttttttataaagtaaACTACTATTTCTATTTATAAAACTTAAAAACGCTAACATATCTATCTATAGAAGatgaaaattaccatttgtactgATGAAAGATTAGTTTTTGcaaacaaaattatccaaatcctaaataattaaataaaatttttaaactatccTTGGTGAGTCTCATCCTCTTCAATTCGTTATCTATAAGTCTCTCCCTGTGTCACAACCCACTCAAAGCTAAAACCTTTTACCCCAATTTATTTTCCAATCATTCACTCGGAGGaaggaaaaaaattgaaagaggaGAGGGAAGGAAGAGGCGAAGGTGCAAAAAGCCATTATCACCACTGTTGCCATCGCGAGTTGACGAGGAATTGAGGCAGAATTGTTGaaaccagagagagagagagagagagagagagagagagagagagagagagagagagagagagagagagagagagagagagagagagagagagagagagagagaggtgctcCCACAGTGGTTTCCATCACGACTGAAGGAGGATACCGCCGAGCTGCTCTCCACCCTACGTCGCTGCTGTTGCAACGACTTTTTCCATGCTCTACCATGACTCTGCGAGCTAAAGATCGCGAGGAGATGGCAATGACTCCCACAATGTTTTTTTGTCGTAACTAAAGGAAGCCGCTGTCGAGCTGTTCCCCTCCTTACATCGCTGCTGCTGCTGCAACCACCTTCTCCATGTTCTCTGCCATGACTCTGCCTTTGTTTTGAAAGAGAACAAGAAGGGTCATCGAATGTAGCAAACAACGTCTCTCAAGGAGATAACTTTCTCCGGTGATAGTAATGGTGAAGTATGGACCTTACGGCCTCTACTTCTCTCTGTATCTCGTTCGTCTCTTTGTCCCTAAATTTGAtgaatattttcattttttctcaaaaaaaatataaatcttgTATGGATGTTgttgaatttgaagaatttaatattattgaattttaaaaaaaaactaaggtATTAGTGGTGGAGATGGTGACTATGAAAAAGAAGGCAGCGGTGGTGAATGGAGGGTAAGCACTAGTGTAGTGGTGAGATTAGAGAGTAATTcggaaattttatttaattttttagaatttggatAATTTTTCTTGCAAAAGTCAATCTTATATGGGTACAAATAGTAATTTTCATCTTCTATGAGTAGATATGTTAGCATCTTCAactttcataaataaaaatagtagtttattcttttttatattataaaatttgtcATTTTTCTATTATATAAATTGTTACATGGTAGATAGAGTTAAGATTTTCATACAATATTCTACATATGATAGTGATTTAGTAGCAAAAAAATGCACAATTATCAAATCCTACTAAAATTTGGTATTATAACttgtataaaaaatttagtagtaTATCATGTAATTAAATCGTGGTAGTCTTATCAGAATCCTATCATGGTTTAACTAtgattaaaagaagaaaaaataaggtGATATCTCTCCTTGATTCTAATGGTAATCTTATACGTGATAGTAATATCTTTGagaatatgatttttatttttttttgttgaattataTAATGATTTTCTCCCCGATGTTCCTTATgttctcaataatatttttccatcCCTTAGTGCAgagaatttcaattttattggTAAGAATATTTCGGAGTTTGAAATCAAGGATGCAGTATTTCGTATGGGGAGCTTCTAAGCCCTAAGCAGATATGAATTACAAGCAATTTTCTATAAAAGTCAATGGGATCGAGTAGTGATTGATTTCTGTTTGTTAGTGCTCAAAATTTTTGATAATCTTGAGAAGATTGAGGAACTTAATGAAACCTTGATAACTCTTATTCCCAAAATTGAACAGGTCACTAATCTAAAGCAGATGCACCCCATCAGTTTATGCAATGTATTCTACAAAGTGGTTATCAAAATCATTGCTAATCAGTTTTGAAAAGTCATGGAAATGCTCATTCTTCCTACTCAATGTAACTTTGTTCTTGGAAGACATAGCACGGACAAATTATCATATCTCGGGAGATTATTCACTCTATGAGGAATAGAAAGAGACCTAAAGGTTGGATGGCCATTAAGATCGATCTGGAAAAAGCCTATGACAGACTCAAGTGGAGTTTCATTCACGACACTCTCTTAGACATGGGGATTCCTCCTCACATCATTTATTTGATCCACTGCTGCATCACCTCTGTTGAAATGAGAGTACTTTGGAATGGAAAAGTGCTTGATAAATTCTCCCCTTCTAAAGGCGTCCGCCAAGGAGATTCTATCTCTCCGTACAtctttatttcatgcattgagtgtCTATCTCACTCATCAATGCTGCGGCCCACCATGGTTTTTGGAAACGTATCCATCTTAAAAGGAGTGCCCCCTGATATCTCTCATTTATGCTTCGCTGATGACCTTATTCTTTCCGCAAAAGCTAACTTGAAGCAAGCTGATATTATTAACAAATGATTGGATGCTTTTTGTGTTAGCTCCGATCAGAAAGTCAGTCAAGATAAGACTCGAATTTTCTTCTCGAAGAATGTAGGTCACAATGTCAGAACCAAAATTAGCAACACCTTACATTTTTCAAGAACGGATGACCTAGGGAAGTATTTGGGTGTTTCCTACTCCACTCTAAAGTCTCGAGACATACTTATGGTAACATCATTAATATGATAAATTCCAGACTGAACTCTTGGAAAGCAGCTTCCCTTTCCTTTGCGGGGCAATATACTTTGGTGAAATATGTTCTTTCCTCTATACTTTATTATACCATGCAATTAATTTTACTTCCGTTATCTACTTGTAATTTGATTGATCATAAATACATGATTTTTCTTTGGGGAGACACAGACTATTCAAGAAAAATTCACCTTCTCAACTGGAACAAAGTTTGTCCTCTAAAAAACTAGGAGGACTTGGCATTCGCCATATCGATAAAATAAATTATGCCTTTATGACAAAAGTCGGATGGAGTCCCATTGATAGGAGGGATTCTCTTTGGAAAAAAACTCTTAGGGCTAAATATGGTTATGGGACTTACACTATTCCAgttgttgaaagaaaaaagaatgagTCTAACCTTTGGAAGAATGTCCGCAAGTCTTGGGTTAATGTTCAGCAAAACCATATATGGCGCATAGGGAATGGTTCCAAAACTAAATTTTAGAAAGACAATTAAATGCATAACATGGGTTCTCTTTTGATGTATACTAACCAGGTGAGTATGtcaattaatttgaaaaaaatctaaATGATTTTTTAACTATTTCAGGAAGCTGGGATCACAACAAACTCACTACTTGGCTGCCGAAAAAGCTGATCCAAAGAATTTCGGCTATATCCCCTCCTTTCCCGTGGAAAAAGGATTATCACATTGCTTGAAATCCCTCATTTCATGATTCTTTCGAGCTCAAAATAGGTTACCAAAAGATAAATGGTGAAGAAGGCA
The sequence above is drawn from the Arachis hypogaea cultivar Tifrunner chromosome 4, arahy.Tifrunner.gnm2.J5K5, whole genome shotgun sequence genome and encodes:
- the LOC140184249 gene encoding secreted RxLR effector protein 78-like; amino-acid sequence: MAIKIDLEKAYDRLKWSFIHDTLLDMGIPPHIIYLIHCCITSVEMRVLWNGKVLDKFSPSKGVRQGDSISPYIFISCIECLSHSSMLRPTMVFGNVSILKGVPPDISHLCFADDLILSAKANLKQADIINK